DNA from Leptospira mayottensis 200901116:
AACTTGGATTTAAAACACTTTCGATTTCCATGTTTCCTTTGAAGGAGGATAGCATAATTCCGGCTGAAATACTCAAGGGTTGCGACTTCACCGTGATTACGGAAAGGAGAAAAAAAGAGAATTAAAGTACTTGTCTGGAACTCTAGGATTCTCCGACAATTAAGGGGATAATGGAAACGGGAATTCAAACCCTTAGAAGTTCTCGATTTTTGTGCCCCGAATGTGGAACGACTTCTCGTTTGCCGGAAGGAGTTCCTACAGGTTCCATTTTTAGACTAACCTGCTATCAGTGCGGTCACAAAGTCCTCGTGAAAATGGAAGTTTCGACTCCGTCCCATATAAAGTCGATTTCCCCCTCCGACGAAATCCTACCTCATCCGGAACAGCTCCAAGATGTGGGAACTCCCCACTTTCAAGCTCCTCCTCAAATAGATTTTGAATCTACCGGCTCAGAAAAAATTTGGAACCTTCTTTCTCAATTTCAGACCAACCTGAACGGGAAAATGCGGGAACTTATACAAAAATTTCGGAATATACCGAAAAGTCAAAAGTCGGATCCTTTTTCATCGGCTACTGACAAACCATTCCTTCGAAAGGAAATGATTTCATTCGAAAAAAAACCGTTCTTCATAGTTCGGCGTGAAATCGAAGACAATGGACAACCCCGAATCAAAACTCTCGCTGAGAGACTGAGAGAACAAATCAGCGGTCGTCGTTTCCAACTTCCAAATGTAGTTTTATTTTCCGCGGGTGTGATCATTTCTTTGCTTCTTGTTGGAATGATACTTTTTTGGGTGGGGGTAATCACTCGGGAATCGGAACTTAAGGAAATGATTTCCCTTTTTTACAACCATCAGCCCTCAGTGATATACGATCGAGATGGGAAAAAGGTTTCTGAAATTTTCGCGAAAAAAACGAGTAATCTGGAATGGGATGCTTATCCTGAAAACCTGAAAAAGATCGTTCTTTTGGTAGAAGATCGAAAATTTTTTTCTCATAGCGGAATTAACTACATGTCCGTTCTCCGTGCAGCTTTCGTGAACATCACAAGTTTCCGTTTTAAACAGGGAGCTTCTACAATTACCCAACAGCTCGCGAGAATTTTATTGGACGATCGCGAAAAAAGTCTCGTCCGAAAAATCAAAGAGGCTCAGCTTGCCTTTGCTCTAGAATATACATATGAGAAAAAGCAAATATTATTATATTATTTAAATAATGTATACTTGGGTCACGGTGCCTTCGGATTTGCGAGCGCAGCCGAATTCTATTTCAGAAAGACTCCTTCCGAACTCGACACGGAGGAAATGATTGTTCTCGCCTCCTTGGCCTCGGCTCCAAATCGTTTTTCACCTTTAAAAAATCCAGATCTATCCAGACAACGGGTGAACGCGATCGTTCATTCTTTCCGAAAAGAAGAAATTTTAAAAGAAAATCCGAAACCGAAACTGGACGAGATCTATCTTTCGTTTCATATGAGATCACCGGGTGAGACAGTGTTCGGAAACCGAAAAGATGATTCTCCGTATGTGACGGAACACGTACGTAAATTTTTGAATTCCTTATACCCCGATTCCAATATCTATGAAACCGGCGGTTTTTCAATTCACACCACAATTGCGGAACCGGTTCAAGCAGAGCTCTCGAAGATTGTAAAAAATTACCTGGACAACATTCAAAAGAGCGGACTCGTTCGCAAAACAAAACTCACGGATAACAAAAATTCCAGTGAGACGGCGGTTTTTCGAAAATACATTCAGGATATTTCACCGGCGCTCGAACTTTTCATCGATAC
Protein-coding regions in this window:
- a CDS encoding transglycosylase domain-containing protein codes for the protein METGIQTLRSSRFLCPECGTTSRLPEGVPTGSIFRLTCYQCGHKVLVKMEVSTPSHIKSISPSDEILPHPEQLQDVGTPHFQAPPQIDFESTGSEKIWNLLSQFQTNLNGKMRELIQKFRNIPKSQKSDPFSSATDKPFLRKEMISFEKKPFFIVRREIEDNGQPRIKTLAERLREQISGRRFQLPNVVLFSAGVIISLLLVGMILFWVGVITRESELKEMISLFYNHQPSVIYDRDGKKVSEIFAKKTSNLEWDAYPENLKKIVLLVEDRKFFSHSGINYMSVLRAAFVNITSFRFKQGASTITQQLARILLDDREKSLVRKIKEAQLAFALEYTYEKKQILLYYLNNVYLGHGAFGFASAAEFYFRKTPSELDTEEMIVLASLASAPNRFSPLKNPDLSRQRVNAIVHSFRKEEILKENPKPKLDEIYLSFHMRSPGETVFGNRKDDSPYVTEHVRKFLNSLYPDSNIYETGGFSIHTTIAEPVQAELSKIVKNYLDNIQKSGLVRKTKLTDNKNSSETAVFRKYIQDISPALELFIDTDSFGGTSESGLQVALVAIDPATGEILLMHGGSEFKADNQLDRTTAMKRQTGSSIKPILYSAAIETELINASSRILDAPLIYRNQTGNWMPENIGNQYDGDISVRHALAKSKNTAAVQIAEKLGISKIQDFFQKYFFPDPKILQSRFRGDLSLALGSLEISPLEMALAYSAFANDGTIKRPYLIQKITDRSGKIVYERKSTDEFGLKVPEERKVLSSQVAEIMIDLLHGSANSAGVRSTGYRGEVAGKTGTTNDNRDNWFVGVKPGMSMAIWLGYDDPSYGLGSSALGGTVAAPLWGSVAKTFEATEDEKRRYPVTEHAISVTVCEESGKLPGPSCKHPRKELFKNGTVPSEICPLNHGTDAKREVLRNVF